The Clupea harengus chromosome 6, Ch_v2.0.2, whole genome shotgun sequence genome contains a region encoding:
- the LOC105899802 gene encoding receptor for retinol uptake stra6-like: MNGSDYSDYSDYSDWYSDNLEPTKTPIEVVPPCDPTADDQLFHICIAAISLVSMLILAVATRSKRMCQSFQRGSPSIFNPINFLDHTQNRGLVIAAFILLFCKLCVLVIHPVPLPLTKDETPALKEMWKIMSIFYYPLLYYPLLVCGTLRNKLGYVLGSVLSWTHLAILCWQKYDCPKTPEMYKYYGLLNSLPQMACFAFLGFQYPLLLLKGSNSDSKSSEDLNHDYYKEYVRSLLKKRPAKTSPASKDKASLADRISEAIKSYVYTPEKDFRLPLKLAISGAVCFMAVYQVMLLLICAVIPILHIVRAGINEDIAFLLLGFNIILHEDRQEVVKIVIHYTWCLEICYLCAATLSGLVSLLMLTRSMVLHRANLKELYRGHIYNEYNLRRKSCITHFGIVSWMGFIGSQTAVMCLAMAIQTLVFFLGFLFLVFLVIIPILYGQNLMFLQILGMLWPLWLMLFLVVAIQHVTAQFAFVKKDAGTRNLENRSGLFLLSYLLFLLNIVVGVVVGLLRMVVTALYNIIHMGRLDISLLNRGSEIFDPGYRCYTNYLKVEVSQSHPVMKAFCGLLLHSTGLEGSAGQRIRDAEEACSLQPGIPLVQQEKRQSKASCARRARHHWQMLLTLVNNPSLLGSRKHFQLPASDSTINGTLNRSSKEGSKKETDKAAAAATADNPATN; the protein is encoded by the exons aTGAATGGCAGCGACTACTCTGACTACTCTGACTACTCTGACTGGTACTCCGACAACTTGGAACCCACCAAGACACCTATAGA AGTGGTTCCACCATGTGACCCCACGGCCGACGATCAGCTCTTCCACATATGCATCGCAGCCATTTCA ctGGTTTCGATGCTGATCTTAGCCGTGGCCACCCGCAGCAAGAGGATGTGCCAGAGCTTCCAGAGGGGGTCTCCCAGCATCTTCAA TCCAATAAACTTCCTGGACCACACGCAAAACAGAGGTCTAGTCATCGCAGCCTTTATTCTCCTCTTctgcaagctgtgtgtgttggtcattcATCCTGTCCCACTGCCCCTCACCAAAGATGAGACGCCTGCACTCAAAg AAATGTGGAAGATTATGTCCATATTCTACTATCCGCTTCTCTACTACcctctgctggtgtgtgggaCCCTGCGCAATAAGCTGGGCTACGTGCTGGGCAGTGTGCTCTCCTGGACGCACCTGGCCATTCTCTGCTGGCAGAAGTATGACTGCCCCAAAACACCAGAG ATGTATAAGTACTATGGTCTGCTGAACAGCCTTCCCCAGATGGCCTGCTTTGCATTCCTTGGTTTTCAGTATCCTCTGCTTCTCCTGAAGGGATCGAACAGTGATTCAAAATCCAGTGag GATTTAAACCATGACTATTACAAAGAATATGTGAGGTCACTCCTAAAGAAAAGACCTGCCAAAACAAG CCCTGCAAGCAAAGACAAGGCCTCTCTAGCAGACAGGATCTCTGAAGCAATTAAGTCGTATGTGTACACACCTGAGAAAG ATTTCCGGTTACCCTTGAAACTGGCCATCTCTGGAGCTGTATGCTTCATGGCAGTGTACCAG gtgatgctgctgctgatttgCGCTGTGATCCCTATCCTGCACATTGTGCGTGCGGGCATTAATGAGGACATCGCTTTCCTCCTGCTGGGCTTTAACATTATTCTGCACGAGGACCGCCAGGAAGTGGTCAAAATTGTCATCCACTACACCTGGTGTTTGGAAA TTTGCTACCTCTGTGCAGCAACGTTATCTGGTCTGGTCTCTCTTCTGATGCTCACGAGGTCCATGGTCTTGCACAG GGCCAACCTGAAAGAGCTGTACAGGGGGCACATCTACAATGAATACAACCTCAGGAGGAAGAGTTGCATCACTCACTTCGGCATTGTTAGCTGGATGGGCTTCATCGGCTCTCAGACTGCGGTTATGTGTCTTG CCATGGCCATCCAGACACTGGTGTTCTTCCTTGGGTTCCTGTTTTTGGTTTTCCTGGTCATTATCCCCATCCTGTATGGTCAGAATCTCATGTTCTTACAGATTCTTGGCATGCTCTG GCCGCTCTGGTTGATGCTGTTCCTGGTTGTGGCTATCCAGCATGTCACTGCCCAGTTCGCCTTTGTCAAAAAGGATGCAGGAACCAGGAATCTGGAAAACAG GTCGGGCTTGTTCCTGCTCTCCTATCTCCTCTTCCTGCTAAACATCGTGGTGGGAGTGGTGGTTGGACTCCTGAGGATGGTCGTCACTGCACTGTATAACATCATCCACATGGGCCGTCTGGACATCAGTCTGCTGAACCGCGGATCAGAGATCTTTGATCCAG GTTACCGCTGTTATACCAACTACCTGAAGGTGGAGGTGAGCCAGTCTCATCCCGTGATGAAAGCCTTCTGTGGGCTGCTGCTGCACTCTACTGGACTGGAGGGCAGCGCAGGACAAAGGATTCGTGATGCAGAAGAAG CATGCTCCCTGCAGCCGGGCATCCCGCTGGTCCAGCAGGAGAAGCGGCAGAGCAAGGCCTCCTGCGCCCGCAGGGCACGCCACCACTGGCAGATGCTGCTCACACTGGTCAACAACCCCTCCCTGCTGGGCTCCCGCAAACACTTCCAGCTCCCGGCCTCCGACAGCACCATCAATGGGACCCTCAATCGCAGCTCTAAAGAAGGCAGCAAGAAGGAGACTGATaaggccgccgccgccgccactgccGACAACCCAGCCACAAATTGA